In one window of Shewanella goraebulensis DNA:
- a CDS encoding 4-phosphoerythronate dehydrogenase, whose product MKIVADENMPYVEALFGELGEITLVNGRQLRPEQLVDVDVLLVRSVTKVNKQLLAKANKLKFVGSATIGTDHIDLDYLQVSNIPFSNAPGCNATAVGEFAFIAMLELAKRFKQPLKGKVVGIVGAGNTGSALEHCLKAYGMKVLLCDPVLAKQGDKVNASREFVPLDTIIDQADIISLHVPITRTGKDKTWYLFDEAKLNQLKPNTWLLNCCRGEVIDNRALIKVKQQRSDLKLVLDVWEGEPNPMPELVPLVEFATPHIAGYSLEGKARGTHMLFQKLCAILNLEVDKSVSNLLPAFNISQLNINSDLSETQLLNISRLVYNLSDDDYLFRNSFLNNHGFDHMRKNHTHRREFSALSLVNTGLSEVNWIYKLGFSGVER is encoded by the coding sequence ATGAAGATTGTTGCTGATGAGAATATGCCTTATGTTGAAGCATTATTTGGCGAACTAGGCGAAATAACTCTTGTTAATGGCCGTCAACTTAGACCAGAGCAACTGGTCGATGTCGATGTTTTATTGGTTCGTTCCGTCACTAAGGTAAATAAGCAGCTACTTGCAAAAGCTAATAAGCTTAAGTTTGTCGGCAGCGCGACAATTGGCACTGACCATATTGATCTTGATTACCTTCAAGTAAGCAATATTCCCTTTAGTAATGCTCCAGGTTGTAATGCTACAGCTGTCGGTGAGTTCGCGTTTATTGCCATGTTGGAGCTTGCTAAACGATTTAAGCAACCGCTTAAAGGTAAGGTTGTAGGCATTGTTGGGGCAGGGAATACAGGTTCAGCACTTGAACATTGCCTAAAAGCTTACGGTATGAAAGTACTATTGTGCGATCCTGTTTTGGCTAAACAAGGCGATAAAGTCAATGCATCTCGCGAGTTTGTTCCCCTTGATACCATTATTGACCAAGCCGATATCATTAGTTTACATGTGCCAATTACACGAACAGGTAAAGATAAGACTTGGTATTTGTTTGACGAAGCTAAACTCAACCAACTTAAACCCAATACTTGGTTATTAAATTGCTGTCGCGGCGAAGTCATTGATAATCGCGCCCTGATTAAAGTAAAGCAACAAAGAAGCGATTTAAAACTGGTTTTGGATGTATGGGAAGGTGAGCCTAACCCAATGCCTGAGCTAGTTCCATTAGTTGAATTTGCGACTCCTCATATTGCGGGTTACAGCCTTGAAGGTAAAGCACGAGGAACGCACATGTTGTTCCAAAAACTGTGCGCTATTCTTAATCTTGAGGTCGATAAGAGCGTCAGCAATTTGTTACCCGCTTTTAATATCAGCCAGCTTAATATTAACAGTGACCTTTCAGAAACTCAGTTACTGAATATCTCAAGGTTGGTCTACAACCTCAGTGATGACGACTATTTGTTTAGAAATAGCTTTCTTAATAACCATGGGTTTGACCATATGAGAAAAAATCACACACATAGACGTGAATTTAGTGCATTGTCGCTAGTCAACACGGGGCTATCTGAGGTAAATTGGATATATAAATTAGGTTTTTCAGGAGTCGAGCGTTAA